A genome region from Pygocentrus nattereri isolate fPygNat1 chromosome 6, fPygNat1.pri, whole genome shotgun sequence includes the following:
- the rev1 gene encoding DNA repair protein REV1, which produces MSRDGWRKKASEGDGWGGRGGYMAAKVSKLEKQFQKDAPREKQKQGASSSIFSGVSIYVNGYTDPSADELRRLMMLHGGQFHVYYSRSKTTHIIATNLPNCKIQELKGEKVVRPEWITDSIKAGRQLSYLQYQLYAKQKGLNFTNVLAWPGQEAGGPGHGQPEPKLNLHQPSNLEPFHSNPTIIINQPAPSKHTDKMHHCVDIKLNGSYTGFSAHEAPSVNGIHEGGTGDNSPVISLKGSKDYLQTNGHAHLLNGALKLKDCVPCSKRALQGAESKCIQPQPPQSEAEETRGPSCLCSAGPTSNPVASTASTSLVLSPQSVHHEQNSESSILLETSSAAVTALQENAGNSERSLLQDQVSRVRLNGSHHITSNSSLNDSNSQMSKGSETGIISEFFSHSRFHHISTWRNEFSEYVNTLQSRRRAARGTVLSGKEKLKKLKANHYRGSSSMPAPRVRQSCILHVDMDCFFVSVGIRHRPELIGKPVAVTSNRGRGIVAQRPGANPQLEMQYFQKKRNQHRAGRTATDLEMSSSPEDEEACSNGVEQAQAALSMAEIASCSYEARQAGVRNGMFFGQAKQLCPELQSVPYDFHAYKEVALAMYETLTSYTYNIEALSCDEALVDATALLAELGVTPDELASAIRADVREKTGCSASVGMGSNILLARMATRKAKPNGQYFLRPEEVDDFIRDQSVTSLPGVGRSMSGKLASLGVSTCGDLQQVSMMRLQKEFGPRTGQTLFRFCRGLDDRPVRSEKERKSVSAEMNYNIRFTQVEEAETFLTNLSMEVQKRLLGSGLRGRRITLKVMMRKAGAPVEPAKYGGHGICDNLARSVLLAQPTDSGQLIAAEVIKLFHAMKLTVTDMRGVGLQVHLLESSQSDTGPSRFRSIRDLFMSRQPTQNHSKEDRRRDDFPSMSSKQEISSPSVLLATFSDSMPGTSKGELSTPSHSRSHLNLSIEVPSPSQVDRSVLEALPVELREQVELSWSHREEKPSTSSHPSTPHRTPSSAPSGPAGTLLVHLPDQPGQTGSTGIVLELPDFSQVDPEVFAALPRELQEELRSAYRCRENTQAQSNTEEQKNPLLQLKQPVMGRVKRHYKRRNASPVKKGASPLKRLLPGNSPAKSSPSKTIPLSLKCKDAPPGLKIENGPPSSSLSHQMPEVLSKFTPRSAPALAGACEFSDIRALLREWVTTISDPMEEDILQVVKYCTELVEDKDLEKLDLVIKYMKRLMQQSVESVWSMAFDFIVDNVQVVVQQTYGSTLKIT; this is translated from the exons ATGAGTCGAGATGGATGGAGGAAGAAAGCAAGTGAAGGTGATGGTTGGGGAGGAAGG GGGGGCTACATGGCTGCTAAGGTCTCTAAGCTGGAGAAGCAGTTTCAGAAGGATGCtcccagagaaaaacagaaacagggaGCATCATCCAGCATCTTCAGTGGAGTGTCTATCTATGTGAATGGATACACAG ACCCCAGTGCAGATGAATTACGCAGACTAATGATGCTACATGGTGGACAGTTCCATGTGTATTACTCACGTTCCAAAACTACACACATCATCGCCACCAACCTGCCCAACTGCAAAATACAGGAACTAAAAGGGGAGAAAGTAGTAAGACCAGAGTGGATTACTGACAG catcaaggcAGGACGGCAACTTTCATACCTGCAATATCAGCTTTACGCGAAGCAGAAGGGCTTAAACTTTACCAATGTGCTTGCCTGGCCAGGCCAGGAAGCAGGTGGGCCTGGTCATGGCCAACCTGAACCCAAGCTGAACCTTCATCAACCAAGCAACCTCGAGCCCTTTCACTCTAACCCAACCATCATCATTAATCAGCCAGCACCCTCCAAACACACTGATAAAATGCATCATTGTGTGGACATTAAATT GAATGGCTCATACACAGGTTTCTCGGCACACGAAGCCCCTAGTGTTAATGGGATTCATGAAGGGGGCACTGGTGATAATTCCCCTGTCATTTCCCTAAAAGGATCAAAGGACTATCTGCAAACCAATGGCCATGCTCATCTTCTGAATGGTGCCTTAAAACTGAAAGACTGTGTTCCTTGTTCAAAACGTGCACTTCAAGGAGCAGAGTCAAAGTGTATCCAGCCTCAACCCCCACAGTCAGAAGCTGAAGAAACTAGGGGACCGAGCTGCCTTTGTTCCGCTGGTCCTACATCAAATCCTGTAGCATCCACAGCCAGCACCTCATTGGTACTCAGTCCTCAAAGTGTCCATCATGAACAAAACTCTGAATCATCCATATTATTGGAAACCTCTTCAGCAGCTGTTACAGCTCTTCAGGAAAATGCAGGAAATTCAGAGAGGTCTCTCCTCCAAGATCAAGTTAGCAGAGTCAGACTGAATGGGAGTCACCATATTACTTCTAACTCCTCATTAAATGACTCCAACAGCCAGATGAGCAAGGGCTCAGAAACTGGGATAATCTCAGAGTTCTTTTCTCATTCACGGTTTCATCATATCTCCACATGGCGAAATGAGTTCTCTGAGTATGTTAACACCCTTCAGAGCCGCCGGCGGGCAGCACGGGGCACTGTCCTTTCTGGGAAGGAGAAGCTAAAGAAACTCAAAGCTAATCACTATCGAG GTTCCTCATCTATGCCTGCTCCTCGAGTACGTCAGTCTTGTATTCTGCATGTGGACATGGACTGCTTTTTTGTGTCGGTGGGGATCAGACACCGACCTGAACTTATAG GGAAACCGGTTGCTGTGACGAGTAATCGTGGCCGTGGGATTGTTGCTCAGCGGCCTGGTGCTAACCCTCAGCTGGAGATGCAGTACTTCCAGAAGAAGCGGAACCAGCACAGAGCAG GGAGAACAGCCACTGATCTTGAGATGAGTTCTTCTCCAGAGGATGAGGAGGCCTGCAGTAATGGAGTGGAGCAGGCCCAGGCTGCTCTCTCCATGGCAGAGATCGCTTCCTGCAGCTATGAGGCCAG GCAGGCTGGTGTGAGGAATGGCATGTTTTTTGGTCAGGCTAAACAATTGTGCCCTGAGCTGCAGTCAGTTCCCTATGACTTCCATGCATACAAAGAGGTGGCACTGGCCATGTATGAAACTCTAACCAG CTATACATATAACATCGAGGCTCTGAGTTGTGATGAGGCTTTAGTGGATGCTACGGCCCTCCTCGCAGAGCTGGGGGTAACACCTGATGAGCTGGCGAGTGCTATCCGTGCTGATGTTAGGGaaaaaacaggctgttctgCCTCCGTTGGAATGG GCTCCAACATCCTCTTGGCAAGAATGGCAACCCGCAAGGCAAAGCCTAATGGTCAATATTTTCTCAGACCAGAGGAAGTGGATGACTTCATCAGAGACCAATCTGTTACTAGTCTTCCAG GTGTGGGACGCTCTATGAGCGGTAAGCTCGCCTCTCTAGGTGTGAGTACTTGTGGGGACCTACAGCAGGTATCCATGATGCGCCTTCAGAAAGAATTTGGGCCGCGGACAGGGCAGACACTCTTCCGCTTCTGCAGAGGGCTGGATGATAGACCTGTTCGCAGCGAGAAGGAGAGAAAGTCTGTGTCTGCAGAGATGAACTACAACATCCGCTTCACACAG GTTGAGGAGGCAGAGACTTTTCTGACTAACCTTTCTATGGAGGTGCAAAAGAGGCTGCTGGGGTCAGGGCTTAGAGGTCGCCGCATAACGCTGAAAGTGATGATGCGCAAAGCAGGTGCTCCAGTGGAACCTGCCAAATATGGGGGACATGGCATCTGTGACAACCTAGCCAG ATCTGTGTTGCTGGCTCAGCCCACAGACAGCGGCCAGCTCATAGCAGCAGAAGTCATTAAGCTGTTCCATGCCATGAAACTGACTGTCACAGACATGCGAGGGGTGGGATTGCAGGTGCATCTGCTGGAAAGCTCACAGTCAGACACTGGCCCATCTCGTTTTCGCTCTATCAGGGATTTGTTCATGAGTAGACAGCCCACACAAAACCACAGCAAAGAAGATCGGAGAAGAG aTGACTTTCCTAGCATGTCTTCCAAACAAGAGATTTCCTCTCCTTCAGTATTGCTTGCCACTTTTTCTGATTCAATGCCTGGTACAAGTAAAGGGGAGCTCTCCACCCCCAGCCATTCCCGATCACACCTCAACCTCAGCATAGAGGTACCGTCTCCTTCTCAG GTGGACCGCTCTGTTCTGGAGGCTTTACCAGTGGAGCTGAGAGAACAGGTGGAGCTGTCATGGAGCCACAGAGAGGAGAAACCAAGTACCTCGTCACATCCATCCACACCCCACCGAACCCCTTCATCTGCTCCCTCAGGGCCAGCAGGTACCCTGCTGGTACACCTTCCAGATCAGCCTGGACAAACTGGCAGCACAGGCATTGTACTGGAGCTACCTGACTTCTCCCAG GTTGACCCTGAAGTGTTCGCAGCACTCCCCAGGGAATTACAGGAGGAGCTACGCTCTGCGTACAGATGCAGGGAAAATACTCAGGCTCAGAGCAATACGG AGGAGCAGAAAAACCCCCTGCTTCAGCTGAAGCAGCCTGTGATGGGCAGGGTGAAGCGGCACTACAAGAGGAGGAATGCTAGTCCAGTGAAAAAAGGCGCTAGTCCTTTAAAACGACTCCTCCCAGGAAACAGCCCTGCAAAATCCAGTCCCTCCAAAACCATCCCACTATCACTCAAATGTAAAGATGCCCCCCCAGGTTTGAAG ATTGAAAATGGGCCACCCTCTTCCTCTTTGAGCCATCAAATGCCAGAAGTGTTGTCCAAATTCACCCCTCGCTCTGCCCCAGCCCTAGCTGGAGCTTGTGAATTCAGTGACATCAGAGCCCTGCTGCGGGAATGGGTTACCACCATCTCAG ATCCTATGGAAGAGGACATTCTGCAGGTTGTGAAGTATTGCACAGAGCTAGTCGAGGACAAAGACCTGGAGAAACTCGACCTGGTTATCAAATACATGAAGAG GTTGATGCAGCAATCAGTGGAGTCTGTATGGAGCATGGCCTTCGATTTTATTGTGGACAATGTGCAAGTGGTGGTGCAACAGACCTATGGCAGCACCCTGAAAATCACATAG
- the txndc9 gene encoding thioredoxin domain-containing protein 9 codes for MASQSMEIVAKVLEQQVLHSARLVEEQLDAELEKLEQMDEDDLERLKERRLEALKKAQKQKQEWISKGHGEYREIPSEKDFFAEVKESKNVVCHFYRDSTFRCKILDKHLNVLAKKHLETKFIKLNVEKAPFLTERLRIKVIPTLALVKDGKTKDYVVGFTDLGNTDEFSTEMLEWRLGCSGIINYSGNLLEPPTVGQKPGSKFTKVEKKTIRGKGYDSDSESDDD; via the exons ATGGCCAGTCAGTCAATGGAGATTGTAGCAAAGGTGCTGGAGCAGCAGGTGCTGCATTCAGCACGGCTGGTTGAGGAGCAGCTGGATGCCGAGCTTGAGAAGCTAGAGCAAATGGATGAGGATGATCTGGAGCGTCTCAAGGAAAGGAGGCTGGAGGCCCTCAAGAAGGCCCAGAAGCAGAAGCAG GAGTGGATCTCTAAAGGCCATGGTGAATACAGAGAGATCCCAAGTGAGAAAGACTTCTTTGCAGAGGTCAAAGAAAGCAAAAATGTGGTTTGCCATTTCTACAGGGACTCCACTTTCAG ATGCAAAATTTTGGACAAGCATTTGAATGTCTTGGCAAAGAAACATCTGGAGACAAAGTTCATCAAGCTGAATGTGGAGAAGGCTCCATTCCTTACAGAGAGACTTAGGATTAAAGTCATCCCAACGTTGGCACTGGTGAAAGATGGGAAAACTAAGGACTATGTAGTAGGCTTCACTGATCTAGGTAACACAGATGAATTCTCCACTGAAATgttggagtggagactgggctGTTCGGGCATTATCAACTACAG TGGGAATCTTTTGGAGCCACCTACAGTTGGGCAGAAACCAGGGTCAAAGTTTACCAAGGTGGAGAAAAAAACGATCAGAGGGAAAGGCTATGACTCGGACTCTGAATCTGATGATGATTAA
- the mrpl30 gene encoding 39S ribosomal protein L30, mitochondrial yields the protein MTALLCRAVQRSAPVWVQNLPEAASSWPLFMVCRSKFTKSRIPPEVFEERLKEHEKYGGNPEQPHKLHIVTRVKSTMRRPYWEKKVVKSLGLMKAHEPRVHKNTPSVNNQLKIIKHLVKIEPLKLPHGLPSEEEMADSYLNSRGELMVRRPQKPVEQKAIES from the exons ATGACAGCGCTGCTGTGCCGAGCCGTACAGCGGTCAGCCCCTGTCTGGGTTCAG AATCTGCCAGAAGCTGCTTCCTCCTGGCCGCTGTTCATGGTTTGTCGCAGCAAGTTTACAAAATCTCGCATTCCTCCAGAG GTATTTGAAGAGCGTTTGAAGGAGCATGAAAAGTATGGTGGCAATCCAGAGCAGCCACATAAACTACACATAGTCACACGGGTCAAGAGTACAATGAGACGACCTTACTGGGAAAAGAAGGTGGTGAAGAGTCTGGGATTAATGAAG GCACATGAGCCCAGAGTACATAAGAACACACCATCGGTGAATAACCAACTGAAAATCATTAAGCATCTTGTtaa aATTGAACCCTTGAAGCTCCCTCATGGACTACCATCAGAAGAAGAGATGGCAGATTCCTATCTGAACAGTAGAGGGGAACTTATGGTGAGACGTCCTCAAAAGCCTGTGGAACAGAAAGCCATTGAATCGTAG